A single Blastopirellula retiformator DNA region contains:
- a CDS encoding MotA/TolQ/ExbB proton channel family protein, with amino-acid sequence MAVLVSTAGPLSSLSYAQEDGAEPAAAEPAADAGAPAADGAAEPAPKKLDALTWTMQALSYYFFVFLLISVIFVALFVMNMLNARRDNVVPLHLVESFEACLDENKVQEAYDLAKEDDTFLGKVLSAGLEKVSLGYDKAIEAMQEVGEEENMKLDHRLSYLALIGSLSPMIGLFGTVDGMIRAFSVIALGGATPNPAELANGISTALMTTLVGLAIAIPAIASFSILRNRVDRLALEVGITSEGLMSRFQTVGRK; translated from the coding sequence TTGGCTGTCCTTGTTTCGACCGCCGGCCCGCTATCGTCTCTCTCCTACGCCCAAGAGGATGGCGCTGAGCCCGCCGCTGCCGAACCGGCGGCGGACGCCGGAGCGCCTGCCGCTGATGGCGCTGCCGAACCTGCCCCGAAGAAGCTCGACGCGCTGACCTGGACGATGCAGGCCCTCAGCTACTACTTCTTCGTCTTCCTGTTGATCTCGGTGATTTTTGTGGCGTTATTCGTGATGAACATGCTCAACGCTCGCCGCGACAACGTGGTGCCGCTCCACCTGGTCGAAAGCTTTGAAGCTTGCCTGGACGAAAACAAGGTCCAGGAAGCGTACGACCTGGCCAAAGAAGACGACACCTTCCTGGGCAAGGTTCTCTCAGCCGGCCTCGAGAAAGTCTCGCTCGGCTACGACAAGGCGATCGAAGCGATGCAGGAAGTGGGTGAAGAAGAGAACATGAAGCTCGATCATCGTCTCAGCTACCTGGCGCTGATTGGTTCGCTCAGCCCGATGATCGGCCTGTTCGGCACGGTCGACGGGATGATCCGGGCGTTTAGCGTGATCGCGCTTGGCGGCGCCACGCCGAATCCGGCCGAACTGGCCAACGGTATCTCGACCGCTTTGATGACGACCCTGGTTGGTCTGGCGATCGCGATTCCGGCGATCGCCTCGTTCAGCATTCTCCGCAACCGGGTCGATCGTCTCGCCCTGGAAGTTGGCATCACCAGCGAAGGCTTGATGAGCCGCTTCCAAACGGTCGGTCGCAAGTAA
- a CDS encoding ExbD/TolR family protein codes for MRIKKSRRELAEGDMTPMIDMTFQLIAFFMVLINFSQAEQDDKVKLPDSELARPPDAPLVDAITLHIRQSGVIVVGGDQHDMEQLRKRMILEKQYAEDPTKVTVIIRGDREVATGKVQEVIRLCQDVGFELFALRAKERILFN; via the coding sequence ATGCGAATCAAGAAATCACGTCGTGAGTTGGCCGAAGGGGATATGACCCCGATGATCGACATGACGTTTCAGCTGATCGCCTTTTTCATGGTGCTGATTAACTTCAGCCAGGCCGAACAAGACGACAAGGTGAAACTGCCCGACAGCGAACTGGCCCGTCCGCCGGACGCCCCGCTGGTCGATGCGATCACGCTGCACATCCGCCAAAGCGGCGTTATTGTCGTCGGCGGCGACCAGCACGACATGGAACAACTGCGAAAGCGGATGATCCTCGAAAAACAGTATGCCGAAGATCCGACCAAGGTCACCGTCATTATTCGTGGAGACAGGGAGGTGGCGACCGGCAAGGTCCAGGAGGTGATTCGGCTTTGCCAAGATGTCGGCTTTGAACTATTTGCACTAAGAGCAAAAGAGCGAATCTTATTTAATTAG
- a CDS encoding ExbD/TolR family protein: protein MKLRNSARHAGSDKIDLQMTPMIDIVFQLLVFFVMTFKVAAMEGDFDIKMPKAAQGSPTMDDLPLKLTLRATPTGKLDEVRLGDRSFSGLSFQDKFRKLQDQIIEQIGTNTGPNSAAATAEIEIDADYNLQYEYVIEAMTAVTGRVDKEGNIQRLIEKVKFSPSSGGG from the coding sequence ATGAAGTTACGTAATTCCGCTCGCCATGCCGGCAGCGACAAGATCGACTTGCAGATGACGCCGATGATCGACATCGTGTTTCAGCTGCTCGTCTTCTTCGTCATGACCTTCAAGGTTGCGGCGATGGAAGGGGACTTCGATATCAAGATGCCGAAAGCGGCGCAAGGCTCTCCCACGATGGACGATCTGCCGCTGAAGCTGACCTTGCGGGCCACGCCGACCGGCAAGCTGGACGAAGTCCGTCTGGGCGATCGCTCGTTCAGCGGACTGTCGTTCCAAGACAAGTTCCGGAAGCTGCAGGATCAGATCATCGAGCAGATCGGCACCAACACCGGTCCCAACTCAGCGGCCGCTACGGCCGAGATCGAAATCGACGCCGACTACAACCTGCAATACGAGTACGTCATCGAAGCGATGACCGCCGTCACAGGGCGAGTCGACAAGGAGGGGAACATCCAGCGCTTGATCGAAAAGGTCAAGTTCTCCCCATCCTCTGGCGGCGGCTAG
- the xerD gene encoding site-specific tyrosine recombinase XerD, whose amino-acid sequence MARLRRKLVRPQLQSRGNVAARMSAAFVDYLQSECHLAANTVAAYRRDLVRFEKWLGSREICSLKVSDLADYVAWLHRQDLAPATIARGVVSLKIFFRYLQLEGILQDNVVELLGSQKIWRRIPSVVAPHMIDDLMTAPWSEDPYWRRDRALLELLYATGCRASEVSNLRLDDVHLDEGYCKCEGKGSKQRIAPLARKAASTVRSYLEAERPKLTKKNPRDAAYLFLSRRGKRLSRIAIWELVKKYAARAGIDPEVSPHSLRHSFATHLLAGGADLRHVQEMMGHASIATTQIYTHVDQSRLKKVHTQFHPRA is encoded by the coding sequence ATGGCCAGACTTCGACGGAAACTTGTTCGCCCCCAACTGCAGTCCCGCGGCAACGTCGCCGCGCGGATGTCGGCGGCGTTCGTCGATTATCTGCAGAGCGAGTGTCATTTGGCCGCCAATACGGTCGCCGCCTACCGCCGCGATCTGGTCCGATTTGAAAAATGGCTGGGATCGCGCGAGATCTGCAGTCTCAAGGTCTCGGATTTGGCCGACTATGTCGCCTGGCTGCATCGCCAAGATTTGGCCCCGGCCACCATTGCCCGCGGCGTCGTCTCGCTGAAGATCTTCTTCCGCTATTTGCAACTGGAAGGAATCTTGCAAGACAACGTGGTCGAACTGCTCGGCAGTCAAAAGATCTGGCGGCGGATTCCGTCGGTGGTCGCGCCGCACATGATCGACGATCTGATGACGGCGCCTTGGAGCGAAGATCCGTACTGGCGGCGCGATCGGGCCTTGCTCGAACTGCTGTACGCCACTGGATGCCGCGCTTCGGAGGTCAGTAATCTTCGCCTGGATGATGTGCATCTGGACGAGGGGTACTGCAAGTGCGAAGGGAAAGGCTCGAAACAGCGGATCGCGCCACTGGCGAGAAAAGCGGCCAGCACCGTTAGGTCCTATCTCGAAGCGGAGCGGCCCAAGCTGACGAAAAAGAATCCTCGCGACGCCGCCTATCTGTTTCTTTCGCGGCGCGGCAAACGTTTGTCGCGGATCGCGATTTGGGAACTGGTGAAAAAATACGCCGCTCGCGCTGGGATCGATCCGGAAGTGAGTCCTCACTCTTTGCGACATAGTTTCGCCACGCATTTACTCGCCGGCGGCGCCGACTTGCGGCACGTGCAAGAGATGATGGGGCACGCCAGCATCGCGACGACGCAGATCTATACCCACGTCGATCAGTCGCGACTGAAGAAGGTGCATACGCAGTTTCACCCGCGAGCGTGA
- the galE gene encoding UDP-glucose 4-epimerase GalE — MKILVSGGAGYVGSHTARHLTREGHDVWIYDNLSQGHRGAVPADRLIVGDLHEGEKLTSLMRELKIDAVMHFAASALVGESVTDPAKYYRNNIVATLSLLDAMRAADVRRIVFSSTCATYGEPDQMPITESTTQSPVNPYGFTKLCIEHALADYANAYDFGYAALRYFNASGASPDGDIGEDHDPESHLIPIVLQVALGQREAISIFGDDYPTPDGTCIRDYIHVDDLAAAHLTAMEKLAPGVALKLNLGTGEGVSVREVIEACRDVTGHAIPETIAPRRPGDPPELVADASLALQQLGWKAKYLDIRETVKTAWNWHVAHPHGYDD; from the coding sequence ATGAAAATCCTGGTTTCCGGCGGCGCCGGTTATGTCGGCTCACACACCGCTCGCCATTTAACGCGCGAAGGACATGACGTTTGGATCTACGACAATCTCTCGCAAGGCCATCGCGGCGCCGTTCCGGCCGACCGCCTGATCGTTGGCGATCTGCACGAAGGGGAAAAGCTGACGAGTTTGATGCGGGAGCTGAAGATCGACGCGGTGATGCACTTCGCCGCCAGCGCTCTGGTGGGCGAGTCGGTGACCGATCCGGCCAAGTACTACCGCAACAACATTGTTGCGACGCTGTCGCTGCTCGACGCAATGCGAGCCGCCGACGTCCGCCGCATCGTGTTCTCCAGCACCTGCGCCACGTATGGCGAGCCTGACCAGATGCCGATCACCGAGTCGACCACCCAGTCGCCGGTCAATCCGTACGGCTTTACCAAACTGTGCATCGAACACGCGCTGGCCGACTACGCCAACGCGTACGACTTTGGCTACGCGGCGCTGCGGTACTTTAACGCATCGGGCGCCTCGCCGGATGGAGACATCGGCGAGGACCATGATCCCGAGTCCCACTTGATTCCGATCGTGCTGCAAGTTGCGCTCGGCCAACGCGAAGCGATTTCGATCTTCGGCGACGACTATCCGACGCCCGACGGAACCTGCATCCGCGACTACATTCATGTCGACGACCTGGCGGCGGCGCACCTGACGGCGATGGAGAAACTGGCGCCCGGCGTCGCGCTGAAACTGAACCTGGGCACCGGGGAAGGGGTGAGCGTTCGCGAGGTGATCGAGGCCTGTCGCGATGTGACCGGCCATGCGATCCCCGAAACGATCGCCCCGCGCCGCCCCGGCGATCCGCCCGAACTGGTCGCCGACGCCAGTCTCGCGCTCCAGCAATTGGGCTGGAAGGCGAAATACCTCGACATTCGCGAAACCGTTAAGACGGCCTGGAACTGGCACGTCGCCCATCCCCACGGCTACGACGACTAA
- a CDS encoding 1-acyl-sn-glycerol-3-phosphate acyltransferase, protein MQQIVFEKPYTFIPPHRGDWWPALIQRFDLYGYYLRKREGVESYELRNQHLLRESIDAGHGVMLAPNHCRTSDPLTIGYLAKDVGFHLYAMASWHLFNQGWFNALAIRLMGGFSIYREGIDRQAINTAIDALTTAERPLLVFPEGSTTRTNDRVHALLDGVTFIARAAAKKRAKSGGGKVVIHPIGIKYFFRGDLRTAVDPVLTEIERRLTWKPQTHLPLFDRISKVGMALLALKESEYFQEIQSGSTQQRLNDLINRLLGPLEEEWNCPAESPAVVPRVKALRMKIMPAMVKEKLPQAERNRRWDQLADIYLAQQLSCYLPDYLAEYPSVDRLLETVERYEEDLTDKVRVHGKLHVVIDVDEALEVSTERDRAATVDPLMEALRDRLAAKLAKLSLESPLYQD, encoded by the coding sequence ATGCAGCAGATCGTCTTCGAAAAACCGTACACATTCATTCCGCCGCATCGCGGCGATTGGTGGCCGGCGCTGATCCAACGGTTCGATCTGTACGGCTATTACCTGCGCAAGCGGGAAGGGGTCGAAAGCTACGAACTGCGCAACCAACACCTGCTGCGCGAGTCGATCGACGCCGGGCATGGCGTGATGCTCGCGCCCAATCATTGCCGCACCTCCGATCCGCTGACGATCGGCTACCTGGCCAAGGACGTCGGTTTTCATCTCTATGCGATGGCGAGTTGGCACTTGTTTAACCAAGGCTGGTTCAACGCCCTGGCGATTCGCTTGATGGGCGGCTTTAGCATCTATCGCGAAGGGATCGATCGCCAGGCGATCAACACGGCGATCGATGCGTTGACGACCGCCGAACGCCCGCTGCTGGTTTTTCCAGAAGGATCAACGACGCGAACCAACGATCGCGTCCACGCGCTATTGGACGGCGTAACGTTCATCGCCCGGGCGGCCGCCAAAAAGCGGGCCAAGTCAGGCGGCGGCAAGGTGGTGATCCATCCGATCGGCATCAAGTATTTCTTCCGTGGCGATCTACGCACCGCGGTCGATCCGGTGCTGACCGAGATCGAGCGCCGGTTGACCTGGAAGCCGCAAACGCATTTGCCCCTTTTCGATCGGATTTCGAAAGTCGGCATGGCGCTGCTCGCGCTGAAAGAGAGCGAGTACTTCCAGGAGATTCAAAGCGGAAGCACGCAACAGCGGCTTAATGATCTGATCAACCGGCTGCTAGGACCGCTGGAAGAAGAATGGAACTGCCCCGCCGAGTCGCCAGCCGTCGTGCCGCGGGTCAAAGCGCTGCGGATGAAGATCATGCCGGCGATGGTGAAAGAAAAACTGCCGCAGGCCGAACGCAACCGTCGCTGGGACCAGTTGGCCGACATCTACCTGGCCCAGCAGCTTTCGTGCTATTTGCCTGACTATCTGGCCGAGTATCCATCGGTCGACCGGCTGCTGGAAACGGTCGAGCGGTACGAAGAAGACCTGACCGACAAAGTCCGGGTCCATGGCAAGTTGCACGTGGTGATTGACGTCGACGAAGCGCTGGAAGTCTCGACCGAGCGCGATCGCGCGGCGACCGTCGACCCACTGATGGAAGCGCTACGCGATCGCTTGGCGGCGAAACTAGCGAAGCTCTCCCTGGAATCGCCGCTCTACCAGGACTGA
- a CDS encoding HD domain-containing protein, with translation MNNDPISIANTLADLQPGELGDVFVQLVGRDVGMARNGQPYVRLEFRDDRRRAQMMIWSDSQWFDACQNEWRPGEHFKIRAVYHESSRGKELRPNKIRPVCDKDHEQGFDPTRCQPRSSEDPTDLWDAAVTLCKFSIADESLRQLVETFYTEQRDKLLIAPAGLYHHHCYQGGLLEHLLSVAQTTIDLIERYRHSVPSLADPTTCDLAIAGALLHDVGKLLEIDLDQGGVARAIEGQILGHVLMGRDLVRDCGQQVGVAAELLIRLELIVLTHQDYYADGDYRRPISCEALLVQQADRIDSELHRYSAALDASTAGPVIPRDNPLGRPILRLSASPDAEVNGQP, from the coding sequence ATGAATAACGACCCTATTTCGATTGCCAACACGCTCGCCGATCTCCAACCGGGAGAATTGGGGGACGTTTTCGTGCAGTTGGTGGGCCGCGATGTCGGCATGGCTCGCAACGGCCAACCTTATGTGCGGCTCGAATTTCGCGATGACCGTCGCCGCGCTCAGATGATGATCTGGAGCGACTCGCAGTGGTTCGACGCTTGCCAAAACGAGTGGCGCCCCGGTGAGCACTTCAAGATCCGCGCGGTCTATCATGAATCGTCCCGCGGCAAAGAGCTGCGGCCGAACAAGATTCGCCCGGTGTGTGACAAGGACCACGAGCAAGGCTTCGATCCAACCCGCTGCCAGCCAAGATCGAGCGAAGATCCGACCGACCTGTGGGACGCGGCGGTGACGCTTTGCAAATTCTCCATCGCCGACGAGTCGCTGCGGCAGCTGGTGGAAACCTTCTATACCGAACAGCGTGACAAGCTGCTGATCGCCCCCGCCGGACTTTACCATCATCATTGCTACCAAGGAGGACTGCTCGAGCATCTGCTCAGCGTCGCGCAGACGACGATCGACTTGATCGAGCGCTATCGTCACAGCGTACCGTCGTTGGCCGATCCGACGACCTGCGACCTGGCGATCGCCGGGGCGCTGCTGCATGACGTCGGCAAGCTGCTGGAGATCGACCTAGACCAGGGGGGAGTCGCCCGAGCCATCGAAGGCCAGATCCTGGGGCATGTGCTGATGGGTCGCGATCTGGTGCGTGATTGTGGTCAGCAGGTGGGCGTCGCGGCGGAACTGCTGATTCGCCTGGAACTGATCGTGCTGACGCATCAGGACTACTACGCTGATGGGGACTATCGCCGGCCGATTTCGTGCGAAGCGCTGCTGGTGCAACAGGCCGATCGGATCGATTCGGAACTGCATCGGTACTCCGCAGCGCTCGACGCCTCAACTGCAGGGCCGGTAATACCGCGAGACAACCCGTTGGGCCGGCCCATCTTGCGATTATCCGCATCCCCCGACGCAGAGGTAAACGGCCAGCCGTGA
- a CDS encoding GGDEF domain-containing protein: MLFVFLCGMMLANLAIGFGLAFYLRQLVVDDRAIVALQSEMEGTEVDVDRELSCDSANAPEQMTVRARAIASIDAIPPEYVDMLKGESVVANSLVEASAEVLRLEVGRYRDALIEIDNQMRDMDEYPDDGLLEVITVELEDLNREWLNKQADAAGTLDGNSDSLGEYSDIGSSLNMVLMEQAAQIETTISNIEQLDLTSDTSDARRRLMQEVGRLIDLAHDLRDKMQDTMLTILRAERRLGEVDRKMQFDGLTKLHNRNGLEVVFFEWWRADIRRERIVSVALLDIDNLRKINDRFGALAGDRLLAEFGRLLGELIRKDRGFDIVCRSTGQQFVIFFGDTGPRNATSSVERIRQTLEATSFDLDGEAVEMEVSIGVTEVDAADTTTKVMKRLEKAMRVAKRNGRNCTVIDEGNGPTPITPPEYRVNGRTITVEER; the protein is encoded by the coding sequence GTGTTGTTCGTATTTCTCTGTGGGATGATGCTGGCCAATCTGGCGATCGGATTTGGCTTGGCGTTCTACCTGCGTCAACTCGTCGTCGACGATCGAGCGATTGTTGCGCTCCAGTCGGAAATGGAGGGGACCGAGGTCGACGTCGATCGCGAGCTCTCTTGCGATTCGGCGAACGCTCCGGAGCAGATGACGGTACGCGCACGCGCGATCGCCTCGATTGACGCGATCCCACCTGAGTACGTTGACATGCTCAAAGGAGAGTCGGTCGTCGCCAACAGCCTGGTGGAAGCTTCGGCCGAAGTCTTACGACTGGAGGTCGGTCGATATCGGGACGCGCTGATCGAAATCGACAACCAAATGCGGGACATGGACGAATACCCCGACGACGGTCTGTTGGAAGTGATCACCGTCGAACTGGAAGACCTGAACCGCGAGTGGCTGAACAAACAAGCCGACGCGGCGGGCACGCTCGACGGCAACTCGGACTCGCTGGGCGAATACTCCGACATCGGCAGTTCGCTGAACATGGTGCTGATGGAGCAAGCCGCCCAGATCGAAACGACGATCAGCAACATCGAACAACTCGATCTCACCTCCGATACCAGCGACGCTCGTCGCCGCCTGATGCAGGAAGTCGGCCGCCTGATCGATCTGGCGCATGACCTGCGTGACAAGATGCAAGACACGATGCTGACGATCTTGCGAGCCGAACGCCGGCTCGGTGAAGTCGATCGCAAGATGCAGTTCGACGGACTGACCAAATTACACAATCGCAACGGCCTGGAAGTCGTCTTCTTCGAGTGGTGGCGAGCCGACATTCGCCGCGAACGAATCGTCAGCGTCGCGCTGCTTGACATCGACAACTTACGAAAAATCAACGATCGCTTTGGCGCCTTGGCCGGCGACCGCCTGTTGGCCGAGTTTGGCCGACTGCTGGGAGAACTGATCCGCAAGGACCGCGGCTTCGACATCGTCTGCCGCTCGACCGGTCAGCAGTTTGTGATCTTCTTTGGCGATACTGGTCCCCGCAATGCGACCAGCAGCGTCGAGCGGATCCGTCAAACGTTGGAAGCGACCAGCTTTGATCTCGACGGCGAAGCGGTCGAGATGGAGGTCAGCATCGGCGTCACCGAAGTGGACGCCGCCGATACGACGACCAAGGTGATGAAGCGACTTGAGAAAGCGATGCGCGTCGCCAAACGAAACGGTCGCAACTGCACGGTGATCGACGAAGGGAACGGCCCGACGCCGATCACGCCGCCCGAGTATCGGGTCAACGGCCGCACCATCACCGTCGAAGAACGCTAG
- the prmC gene encoding peptide chain release factor N(5)-glutamine methyltransferase translates to MSAEEPWTVGRLLKWTADYLQQQKHADSPRLDAELLLAQALGCKRIELYTRFDEVVADEPRGKFRGLVKQRASGMPVAYLLGRKEFYSRDFKVTQDVLIPRPETEHLVIAALDRLREIAKSGAPQICDVGTGSGCIAITLAKELKTLQATAVDISPAALQIAQANAEKHEVADRVVFVESDLLNALDEQPTLDVIVSNPPYIGLVEKPTLPRDVLEFEPHAALFSGEDGLDAIRELVAQAPSRLKPGGWLLIEFGPIVAEAATAIVAGSPHFEPPTVEKDLAKLPRVLIARRKAD, encoded by the coding sequence ATGTCGGCGGAAGAGCCATGGACGGTAGGACGCCTCTTAAAGTGGACCGCCGACTATCTGCAGCAACAGAAGCATGCGGACTCGCCTCGCTTGGACGCCGAACTGCTGCTGGCCCAAGCGCTTGGCTGCAAGCGGATCGAACTCTACACCCGGTTTGACGAAGTCGTCGCCGATGAACCTCGCGGCAAGTTTCGCGGGCTGGTCAAACAACGAGCCTCCGGCATGCCGGTCGCCTATCTGCTGGGCCGCAAAGAGTTTTACTCGCGCGACTTCAAGGTGACGCAGGATGTCTTGATCCCGCGCCCCGAGACCGAACACCTGGTGATCGCAGCGCTCGATCGACTGCGCGAGATCGCCAAGTCGGGCGCCCCGCAAATCTGTGACGTCGGAACCGGCAGCGGCTGTATTGCGATCACGCTGGCGAAAGAACTGAAGACGCTGCAGGCGACGGCGGTCGACATCAGCCCGGCGGCGCTCCAGATCGCCCAGGCGAACGCCGAAAAGCACGAAGTCGCTGACCGTGTTGTCTTCGTTGAAAGCGATCTATTGAACGCCCTGGATGAGCAACCGACGCTCGACGTGATCGTCAGCAATCCGCCTTACATAGGCCTGGTCGAAAAGCCGACGCTCCCCCGCGACGTGCTGGAGTTTGAGCCGCACGCGGCGCTCTTTAGCGGCGAAGATGGACTCGATGCGATTCGCGAGCTTGTCGCGCAGGCGCCATCGCGACTGAAGCCGGGCGGCTGGCTGTTGATTGAGTTCGGCCCCATCGTGGCGGAAGCGGCGACCGCGATCGTGGCAGGAAGTCCCCACTTCGAGCCGCCAACGGTCGAGAAAGACCTGGCCAAGTTGCCGCGCGTTTTGATCGCCCGGCGGAAAGCCGACTAG
- the prfA gene encoding peptide chain release factor 1 — translation MREMLEEKLARFELLEKQMSDPEVMNNSNQMATIAREHGSLAKLATKYRTFKKTIDELGDAKELLEGDDEEMRELAEADIESLKGHREKLWQELLDMTIGGEDANRTRIVLEIRGGAGGDEAALFARDLYEMYKRYCEAKKWKYEVMEANPTELGGFKEVMVSVEGEGVYRELQYESGGHRVQRVPETEAKGRVHTSAATVAVMPEPEDVEFELNPEDYEVERYAASSGPGGQHVNKTASAVRLIHKDGVIVQCCEERSQHKNLAKALRLLKTKLYEVKRAREEKERSDHRKSLVGSGDRSQRIRTYNFPENRVTDHRINLTLYKLDQIIAGNLQPVIDGLVDYDRQQLRGDMGDLEE, via the coding sequence ATGCGTGAAATGCTGGAGGAAAAGCTGGCCCGATTCGAGTTGCTCGAAAAGCAGATGAGCGACCCGGAGGTCATGAACAATTCCAACCAGATGGCGACGATTGCGCGCGAACATGGCTCGCTGGCGAAGTTGGCGACCAAGTATCGGACCTTCAAGAAGACGATCGACGAACTGGGCGACGCGAAAGAGCTGCTCGAAGGGGACGACGAAGAGATGCGCGAGTTGGCCGAGGCCGACATCGAATCGCTGAAGGGGCATCGCGAAAAGCTGTGGCAAGAGCTGCTCGACATGACGATCGGCGGCGAAGACGCCAACCGTACGCGGATCGTGCTCGAAATTCGCGGCGGCGCCGGCGGCGACGAAGCGGCCCTGTTTGCTCGCGACTTGTACGAAATGTACAAGCGATACTGCGAAGCGAAGAAGTGGAAGTATGAAGTGATGGAAGCCAACCCGACCGAACTGGGCGGCTTCAAAGAAGTCATGGTCAGCGTCGAAGGCGAAGGGGTCTACCGCGAACTGCAGTACGAGAGCGGCGGTCACCGCGTCCAGCGCGTTCCCGAGACCGAAGCCAAAGGCCGCGTCCACACATCGGCCGCCACCGTGGCGGTGATGCCGGAGCCGGAAGACGTCGAGTTTGAGCTGAACCCGGAAGACTACGAAGTCGAGCGGTACGCCGCGTCGAGCGGTCCCGGCGGTCAGCACGTCAATAAGACCGCGTCGGCGGTCCGCCTGATTCACAAAGATGGCGTTATCGTGCAGTGCTGCGAAGAGCGAAGCCAACACAAGAACCTGGCCAAGGCGCTCCGCTTGCTAAAAACCAAGCTGTACGAAGTGAAGCGTGCCCGCGAAGAGAAGGAACGGAGCGATCACCGCAAGTCGCTGGTCGGATCGGGCGATCGCAGCCAACGGATTCGCACCTACAACTTCCCGGAAAACCGCGTCACTGATCACCGGATCAACCTGACGCTGTACAAGCTCGATCAGATCATCGCCGGCAACTTGCAGCCGGTCATCGACGGCTTGGTCGACTACGATCGCCAGCAATTGCGCGGCGACATGGGCGACCTCGAAGAGTAA
- the rpmE gene encoding 50S ribosomal protein L31, which yields MKEKIHPRYEEAVVKCGCGNSFTTRSTRKEIVVDVCSACHPFYTGKLKFVDSGGRIEKFKNKIAKSGYASLEKPKKKKK from the coding sequence ATGAAAGAGAAAATTCACCCCCGCTACGAAGAAGCGGTCGTGAAGTGCGGTTGTGGCAACTCGTTCACCACCCGCAGCACCCGTAAAGAAATCGTCGTCGACGTGTGCAGCGCTTGCCACCCGTTCTACACCGGCAAACTGAAGTTCGTCGACTCGGGCGGTCGTATCGAGAAGTTCAAGAACAAGATCGCCAAGAGCGGTTACGCGAGCCTCGAGAAGCCGAAGAAGAAAAAGAAGTAG
- the aroC gene encoding chorismate synthase, whose translation MLRYSTAGESHGKTLLALVDGFPAGVEIETDAIDADLKLRQGGYGRGGRQRIETDKVEVLTGIWKGVSLGSPIALQVINKDYKLERLEDLPRPRPGHGDLTGAIKHLGPVRGILERASARETAVRVAAGGLAKLLLKQFGITAFGYVSELGGVKIDPQDSDLGKLRNLRTDSIIYSLNPDQDAEIKQLIDATGKSGDTLGGIVEVRVDGVPFGLGTHTQWDRKLDGRLAQAVMAVQAIKGVEIGLGFEAARRPGSQVHDPIHFDPQHRDQPHLGFVRPTNNAGGLEAGMTNGQPIIIRAAKKPISTLAKPLDSINLDTKEKQGASYERSDVCAVSAAAIIVENVVAFEIATALVDKFGGDSLQEMKARYDLFQQMARER comes from the coding sequence ATGTTACGCTACAGCACCGCAGGCGAATCGCACGGCAAAACTCTCTTGGCCCTGGTGGATGGTTTCCCAGCCGGCGTCGAGATCGAGACCGATGCGATCGACGCCGACCTGAAGCTCCGCCAAGGAGGCTACGGTCGCGGCGGCCGCCAGCGAATTGAGACCGACAAGGTCGAGGTACTGACCGGCATCTGGAAAGGGGTCTCGCTAGGCAGCCCGATCGCCCTGCAGGTGATCAACAAAGATTACAAGCTGGAACGGCTCGAAGATCTCCCTCGTCCGCGGCCTGGACATGGCGATTTGACCGGCGCCATCAAGCATCTGGGCCCGGTCCGCGGCATCCTGGAGCGAGCCAGTGCCCGCGAAACGGCAGTTCGCGTCGCCGCCGGCGGTTTGGCCAAGCTACTGCTCAAACAGTTCGGGATTACCGCATTTGGGTATGTCTCGGAACTGGGGGGCGTGAAGATCGACCCCCAGGACAGCGATCTAGGCAAGCTGCGCAATCTGCGTACCGACAGCATCATTTATTCGCTCAATCCTGACCAAGACGCGGAGATCAAACAGCTGATCGACGCCACTGGCAAGAGCGGCGACACGCTAGGCGGCATTGTGGAAGTTCGGGTCGACGGAGTACCATTCGGCCTCGGCACCCACACCCAGTGGGACCGAAAACTGGATGGTCGACTCGCCCAAGCGGTGATGGCGGTGCAGGCGATCAAGGGAGTCGAGATTGGACTCGGTTTCGAGGCGGCCCGCCGCCCCGGCTCGCAGGTCCACGATCCGATTCACTTTGATCCGCAGCATCGCGATCAGCCCCACCTAGGATTTGTCAGGCCGACCAACAACGCCGGCGGTTTGGAAGCGGGGATGACCAACGGGCAACCGATCATCATCCGGGCAGCCAAGAAGCCGATCAGCACGCTGGCCAAGCCGCTCGATTCGATCAACCTCGATACGAAAGAAAAGCAGGGCGCCTCGTACGAACGGAGCGACGTCTGCGCCGTATCGGCCGCCGCGATCATTGTCGAAAACGTGGTGGCGTTTGAAATCGCCACAGCGCTGGTCGACAAGTTTGGGGGCGATAGCCTGCAAGAGATGAAAGCTCGCTACGATCTGTTCCAACAGATGGCCCGCGAGCGCTAA